A genomic segment from Glycine soja cultivar W05 chromosome 20, ASM419377v2, whole genome shotgun sequence encodes:
- the LOC114403856 gene encoding sec-independent protein translocase protein TATC, chloroplastic-like isoform X2, with product MGLISASVPMNIVPQFGSLRTPIRVGNPSGLSFLRKRNNGFVCFAVDDELRQKQQDLSTTATGLGSALEERPDLFESTTEETQGNFRQDGEPGPIYNFLYPDKELLPDDKEMSIFDHLEELRQRIFVSVLAVGASILGCFAFSKELIMILEAPVKSQGVRFLQLAPGEFFFTTLKVSGYCGLLLGIPVILYEIIAFVLPGLTKAERRFLGPIVLGSSVLFYAGITFSYLVLTPAALNFFVTYAEGAVESLWSIDQYFEFVLVLMFSTGLSFQVPVIQFLLGQLGLVSGDQMLSIWRYVVVGAVVAAAIVTPSTDPLTQVLLAAPLLGLYLGGAWMVKLTGR from the exons ATGGGATTGATAAGCGCCAGTGTTCCCATGAATATCGTTCCTCAATTCGGGTCGCTCCGAACACCCATTCGGGTCGGAAACCCTTCCGGGTTGAGCTTCCTTCGGAAGAGGAATAACGGCTTTGTTTGCTTCGCCGTCGATGACGAGCTCAGACAGAAGCAGCAGGACTTGAGTACTACCGCAACTGGGCTGGGCTCCGCCCTTGAAGAAAGGCCCG ATCTTTTTGAGAGTACAACTGAAGAAACGCAGGGAAATTTTAGGCAAGATGGTGAACCAGGTCCTATCTACAATTTTCTTTATCCTGATAAAGAGCTTCTTCCCGATGATAAAGAAATGAGCATATTTGATCATCTTGAAGAGCTGCGACAGAGAATCTTTGTATCAGTTCTGGCAGTTGGAGCAAGCATTTTGGGATGCTTTGCATTTTCAAAAGAACTGATAATGATTCTTGAAGCTCCTGTTAAATCACAGGGTGTAAGATTTCTTCAGCTAGCTCCTGGTGAATTTTTCTTCACTACTTTAAAG GTGTCTGGATACTGTGGCCTTCTCTTGGGAATTCCTGTCATCCTCTATGAAATCATAGCCTTTGTACTTCCAGGACTTACAAAAGCTGAAAGAAGGTTTCTAGGGCCAATTGTTTTAGGCTCATCGGTTCTTTTCTATGCCGGAATAACTTTCTCCTACTTAGTTCTGACACCTGCAGCATTAAATTTCTTTGTTACCTACGCTGAAGGTGCTGTTGAATCATTATGGTCCATTGATCAATACTTTGAATTTGTTCTGGTGCTTATGTTCAGTACAGGCTTATCTTTCCAG GTACCTGTCATACAATTTCTATTGGGACAACTTGGACTGGTGTCTGGAGACCAGATGCTATCAATTTGGAGGTATGTTGTGGTTGGTGCAGTAGTGGCAGCTGCTATAGTTACACCATCTACTGATCCTCTCACTCAAGTTCTTCTAGCGGCACCCTTATTGGGTCTTTACTTAGGTGGTGCATGGATGGTCAAGCTTACTGGACGGTGA
- the LOC114402868 gene encoding protein DETOXIFICATION 10-like isoform X2 encodes MWIPHYFSSFLRKEEQPNGGRKMNLTFFVSSPFFPSFLAGTKEREAEYVMRWSVFGEEMKRVGYLAGPMINVTLSQYFLQIISMMMVGHLGKLVLSSTAIAISLCAVSGFSLIFGMSCALETQCGQAYGAQQYRKFGVQIYTAIVSLTLACLPLTLLWVYLGKILIFLGQDPLISQEAGKFALCMIPALFAYATLQALVRYFLMQSLTSPLFISSSITLCFHVAFCWLLVFKCGFGNLGAAFSIGTSYWLNVVLLGLYMKFSTECEKTRVPISMELFHGIGEFFRCAIPSAGMICLEWWSFELLTLLSGLLPNPELETSVLSIWQVVGYVFSSELDVVDYFTDMVPLLCLSVILDTLHGTLSGIARGCGWQHLGAYVNLGAYYVVGIPIAAMLGFWVQLRGKGLWIGILTGAFCQTVMLSLITSCTNWEKQAIKARERTFQRSFAVEDGLVLANGENSLNLSACLVGIGKSSNFGGTKDQNLELEEGKVLITRQV; translated from the exons ATGTGGATTCCacattatttttcatcattCTTGAGGAAAGAAGAGCAACCAAACGGCGGAAGGAAGATGAATCTCACATTTTTCGTTTCGTCTcccttctttccttcctttttggcTGGTACGAAGGAGAGAGAGGCAGAGTATGTGATGAGATGGAGTGTGTTTggtgaagaaatgaaaagagtgGGTTATCTAGCAGGTCCTATGATCAATGTGACTTTGTCACAGTATTTTCTACAAATAATATCAATGATGATGGTTGGTCACTTGGGTAAACTtgttctctctagcacagccaTTGCCATCTCTCTCTGTGCTGTCTCTGGCTTCAGTCTTATT TTTGGAATGTCATGTGCACTGGAAACTCAATGTGGGCAAGCATATGGAGCACAGCAATATCGAAAATTTGGTGTTCAAATATACACTGCTATTGTCTCTCTTACTTTAGCTTGTCTTCCTCTGACTCTTTTGTGGGTCTACTTGGGGAAGATACTCATTTTTCTTGGCCAAGATCCTTTGATTTCACAAGAAGCTGGAAAATTTGCTTTGTGCATGATCCCTGCTCTCTTTGCTTATGCAACACTTCAGGCCTTGGTTCGATACTTTCTGATGCAAAGTTTGACCAGTCCCCTCTTCATAAGTTCCTCCATTACTCTTTGCTTCCACGTAGCTTTTTGCTGGCTACTGGTTTTTAAATGTGGATTTGGTAACTTAGGAGCAGCATTTTCTATTGGTACTTCATACTGGCTGAACGTGGTTTTACTTGGGTTATATATGAAATTCTCTACTGAATGTGAAAAGACTCGGGTACCAATTTCAATGGAACTATTCCATGGGATTGGGGAGTTCTTCCGCTGTGCTATTCCTTCAGCTGGAATGATTTG CCTTGAATGGTGGTCATTTGAGTTGCTAACCTTGCTTTCTGGTCTTCTACCAAATCCAGAGCTTGAAACTTCAGTCTTATCCATATG GCAGGTTGTAGGTTATGTATTTAGCAGTGAGCTGGACGTGGTGGATTATTTCACAGACATGGTTCCTCTTTTATGTCTCTCTGTTATACTGGACACCTTACATGGTACCCTATCAG GTATTGCTAGAGGATGTGGTTGGCAGCACTTAGGAGCATATGTAAACCTTGGAGCTTATTATGTTGTGGGAATTCCAATTGCTGCTATGTTGGGTTTCTGGGTACAATTAAGAGGAAAAGGCCTGTGGATTGGAATCCTGACTGGTGCCTTCTGCCAAACAGTTATGCTATCTCTCATTACAAGTTGTACAAATTGGGAGAAACAG GCAATTAAAGCAAGGGAAAGGACATTTCAGAGAAGTTTTGCTGTAGAAGATGGATTAGTTTTAGCAAATGGAGAAAATTCCTTAAACCTGTCAGCCTGTTTAGTTGGTATTGGTAAATCATCTAACTTTGGGGGCACAAAAGATCAAAATTTAGAGTTAGAGGAGGGAAAAGTTCTCATAACGAGACAAGTGTAA
- the LOC114402674 gene encoding origin of replication complex subunit 4-like codes for MEQENYKIKAVNLLRSRICDPKFIFINESPESNHSKLKFMISSSVTEACNNSILLLGPRGSGKNAVLELVIQDLLQEYPDSISVMRLNGLLHSDDISAFKEIARQLCMEHQLLFSKAASFDDNSQFMVAMLKECGLAHKTIIFVLDEFDLFAQGKQRLLYSLLDAMQSITSQAVVLGISCRLDADQLLEKRVRSRFSHRKLLFLPPSIEDSQKLLMHMLTLPIDPSFPQDYAVEFNRKVQNIIEDRGFLETLNKYLNVDSSVKHLLRFLFCAVSRMELQTGFLSRENFEIAFSSIQRQPKLECLRNCSILELQILVCMKRLEVKEQNLCNFNSVMKEYKSTLTSERYARHVCLRAFEHLIHRELICFTDNRGQSLSVEFRPVKLLISSAELHQGLRANNSCPPKLLNLMDREG; via the exons ATGGAGCAAGAGAATTACAAAATCAAGGCAGTGAATTTGCTTCGAAGCAGAATCTGTGATCccaaattcatcttcatcaatgAATCTCCAGAAAGCAACCACAG CAAGCTGAAATTCATGATATCGAGTTCGGTGACGGAGGCGTGCAACAATTCTATTCTTCTTCTCGGTCCCCGCGGCTCTGGCAAGAATGCG GTTTTGGAACTTGTCATTCAAGATTTGCTGCAAGAATATCCGGACTCGATCTCAGTG ATGAGGTTGAACGGGCTTTTACATAGTGATGACATCTCTGCGTTCAAG GAAATAGCTAGGCAGTTATGCATGGAGCATCAATTGCTATTCTCAAAAGCG GCATCATTTGATGACAACTCCCAATTTATGGTGGCCATGCTAAA gGAATGTGGATTAGcacataaaacaataatttttgttttggatGAGTTTGACCTGTTTGCTCAG GGTAAACAGAGATTACTCTATAGCTTGCTAGATGCAATGCAATCAATAACATCACAGGCTGTTGTACTTGGCATTAGTTGTCGTCTG GATGCAGATCAGCTGTTGGAGAAAAGGGTACGATCCCGTTTTTCACATAGAAAGCTGTTGTTCCTACCACCTTCAATAGAAGATTCACAAAA GTTACTGATGCACATGCTGACATTACCAATTGATCCAAGCTTTCCACAAGATTATGCTGTTGAATTTAACAGGAAGGTCCAA AATATTATAGAAGATAGAGGGTTCCTAGAAAccctcaataaatatttaaatgttgaCTCCTCTGTCAAACATTTACTGAGGTTCtt ATTCTGTGCAGTCTCTCGTATGGAATTGCAGACTGGGTTCCTGTCTCGGGAGAACTTTGAAATTGCATTTTCAAGTATCCAGAGGCAGCCCAAACTGGAATGTTTAAGAA ATTGCTCCATTTTAGAACTTCAAATTTTGGTTTGCATGAAGAGATTGGAAGTTAAAGAGCAAAACTTATGCAACTTCAATTCTGTAATGAAAG AGTATAAAAGCACCCTGACTTCTGAACGTTATGCAAGACATGTCTGCTTAAGG GCATTTGAACACCTTATACATCGTGAATTGATATGTTTCACAGACAATAGAGGACAAAGTTTGTCTGTTGAATTTCGTCCTGTAAAGCTTTTAATTTCATCTGCTGAACTACATCAAGGACTAAGAGCAAATAATTCATGCCCT CCTAAGCTTCTAAACTTAATGGATCGTGAAGGCTAA
- the LOC114403702 gene encoding uncharacterized protein LOC114403702: MSVANPNSQGLSSTTLVPNAVTPVCAVKKKKMAVKSKKEKEHLNLLLGSHLTTIHETLQVLDQTPPSSSSAKVTWDDVIKMAEQVSKQATTVGMLWTGEKPDAKAVEENMASYFNTLQGFLLLSHGSTVGAGPTLSSAVHASVKQVVDSSFRLMKETVSLYGYHSKDLKISVPQLVGAVWEACSALKKTPSTNITAIGRGMTQVAVSVKDVLREMKELKPVSCDDQVDEAAGESCAEAASEPHDDNSSEGDLGNDLSPEEMKVAERAIEVVSNTLSFIKILIHSIIGLLKLEKPNDNSSFVNSLEKLLQLCHELGRQIDEIGACLYPPQEIPAINAALEKIHSIIDAVQVEVGELLGASDVFLEPCNDLRSSLRQLASELSNSSTADIEARVENITLNQ; the protein is encoded by the exons ATGTCAGTGGCCAATCCCAATTCCCAGGGTCTAAGCAGCACAACACTAGTTCCCAACGCCGTCACCCCCGTTTGtgcagtgaagaagaagaagatggccGTAAAAtcgaagaaagagaaagaacacCTGAATCTTCTCCTAGGTTCCCACCTTACTACTATCCATGAAACCCTCcag GTTTTGGATCAAACACCGCCATCTTCTTCTTCCGCCAAAGTCACCTGGGACGATGTCATTAAGATGGCTGAACAAGTCTCAAAACAAGCTACCACGG TGGGAATGCTGTGGACTGGAGAGAAGCCAGATGCCAAAGCAGTTGAGGAAAATATGGCATCATATTTCAACACCCTGCAAGGTTTCCTTTTACTTTCCCATGGCAGTACAGTAGGTGCAGGGCCTACCTTGTCTTCTGCTGTTCATGCATCCGTCAAGCAAGTCGTTGATTCCAGCTTCAGATTGATGAAGGAAACTGTCTCTTTATACg GGTACCATTCTAAAGACCTGAAAATATCAGTACCACAATTGGTTGGTGCTGTCTGGGAAGCCTGTTCTGCCCTTAAAAAGACTCCTTCCACAAATATTACAGCAATTGGGAGAGGAATGACACAGGTTGCTGTTTCAGTGAAGGACGTTCTTCGTGAGATGAAAGAATTGAAACCTGTTTCATGTGATGATCAAGTTGACGAAGCTGCTGGTGAGAGTTGTGCAGAAGCAGCGTCTGAGCCACATGATGATAATTCAAGTGAAGGTGATCTAGGGAATGACCTGTCACCTGAAGAGATGAAAGTGGCTGAAAGAGCAATTGAGGTTGTCTCTAATACgctttcatttataaaaatacttattcACTCCATCATAGGCTTGCTTAAGCTGGAAAAACCAAATGACAACAGCAGTTTTGTAAATTCTCTGGAGAAGTTGTTGCAGCTGTGTCATGAACTTGGTCGACAGATCGATGAGATTGGAGCTTGCCTTTATCCCCCACAAGAGATTCCTGCCATAAATGCAGCTTTGGAGAAAATTCACAGCATTATTGATGCTGTGCAAGTGGAGGTAGGAGAACTTCTAGGCGCATCAGATGTATTTCTGGAGCCATGCAATGATTTGAGGAGTTCACTGAGACAGCTTGCATCTGAACTAAGTAACTCTAGTACTGCTGATATAGAAGCCAGGGTtgaaaatataacattaaacCAATAA
- the LOC114403856 gene encoding sec-independent protein translocase protein TATC, chloroplastic-like isoform X1: MGLISASVPMNIVPQFGSLRTPIRVGNPSGLSFLRKRNNGFVCFAVDDELRQKQQDLSTTATGLGSALEERPGNTDLFESTTEETQGNFRQDGEPGPIYNFLYPDKELLPDDKEMSIFDHLEELRQRIFVSVLAVGASILGCFAFSKELIMILEAPVKSQGVRFLQLAPGEFFFTTLKVSGYCGLLLGIPVILYEIIAFVLPGLTKAERRFLGPIVLGSSVLFYAGITFSYLVLTPAALNFFVTYAEGAVESLWSIDQYFEFVLVLMFSTGLSFQVPVIQFLLGQLGLVSGDQMLSIWRYVVVGAVVAAAIVTPSTDPLTQVLLAAPLLGLYLGGAWMVKLTGR; encoded by the exons ATGGGATTGATAAGCGCCAGTGTTCCCATGAATATCGTTCCTCAATTCGGGTCGCTCCGAACACCCATTCGGGTCGGAAACCCTTCCGGGTTGAGCTTCCTTCGGAAGAGGAATAACGGCTTTGTTTGCTTCGCCGTCGATGACGAGCTCAGACAGAAGCAGCAGGACTTGAGTACTACCGCAACTGGGCTGGGCTCCGCCCTTGAAGAAAGGCCCG GAAACACAGATCTTTTTGAGAGTACAACTGAAGAAACGCAGGGAAATTTTAGGCAAGATGGTGAACCAGGTCCTATCTACAATTTTCTTTATCCTGATAAAGAGCTTCTTCCCGATGATAAAGAAATGAGCATATTTGATCATCTTGAAGAGCTGCGACAGAGAATCTTTGTATCAGTTCTGGCAGTTGGAGCAAGCATTTTGGGATGCTTTGCATTTTCAAAAGAACTGATAATGATTCTTGAAGCTCCTGTTAAATCACAGGGTGTAAGATTTCTTCAGCTAGCTCCTGGTGAATTTTTCTTCACTACTTTAAAG GTGTCTGGATACTGTGGCCTTCTCTTGGGAATTCCTGTCATCCTCTATGAAATCATAGCCTTTGTACTTCCAGGACTTACAAAAGCTGAAAGAAGGTTTCTAGGGCCAATTGTTTTAGGCTCATCGGTTCTTTTCTATGCCGGAATAACTTTCTCCTACTTAGTTCTGACACCTGCAGCATTAAATTTCTTTGTTACCTACGCTGAAGGTGCTGTTGAATCATTATGGTCCATTGATCAATACTTTGAATTTGTTCTGGTGCTTATGTTCAGTACAGGCTTATCTTTCCAG GTACCTGTCATACAATTTCTATTGGGACAACTTGGACTGGTGTCTGGAGACCAGATGCTATCAATTTGGAGGTATGTTGTGGTTGGTGCAGTAGTGGCAGCTGCTATAGTTACACCATCTACTGATCCTCTCACTCAAGTTCTTCTAGCGGCACCCTTATTGGGTCTTTACTTAGGTGGTGCATGGATGGTCAAGCTTACTGGACGGTGA
- the LOC114402868 gene encoding protein DETOXIFICATION 14-like isoform X1, which yields MWIPHYFSSFLRKEEQPNGGRKMNLTFFVSSPFFPSFLAGTKEREAEYVMRWSVFGEEMKRVGYLAGPMINVTLSQYFLQIISMMMVGHLGKLVLSSTAIAISLCAVSGFSLIFGMSCALETQCGQAYGAQQYRKFGVQIYTAIVSLTLACLPLTLLWVYLGKILIFLGQDPLISQEAGKFALCMIPALFAYATLQALVRYFLMQSLTSPLFISSSITLCFHVAFCWLLVFKCGFGNLGAAFSIGTSYWLNVVLLGLYMKFSTECEKTRVPISMELFHGIGEFFRCAIPSAGMICLEWWSFELLTLLSGLLPNPELETSVLSICLSVTTTIYTIPEAIGSAASTRVSNALGAGSPQSAQLSVSAAMTLAASAAILVSSIIFACRQVVGYVFSSELDVVDYFTDMVPLLCLSVILDTLHGTLSGIARGCGWQHLGAYVNLGAYYVVGIPIAAMLGFWVQLRGKGLWIGILTGAFCQTVMLSLITSCTNWEKQAIKARERTFQRSFAVEDGLVLANGENSLNLSACLVGIGKSSNFGGTKDQNLELEEGKVLITRQV from the exons ATGTGGATTCCacattatttttcatcattCTTGAGGAAAGAAGAGCAACCAAACGGCGGAAGGAAGATGAATCTCACATTTTTCGTTTCGTCTcccttctttccttcctttttggcTGGTACGAAGGAGAGAGAGGCAGAGTATGTGATGAGATGGAGTGTGTTTggtgaagaaatgaaaagagtgGGTTATCTAGCAGGTCCTATGATCAATGTGACTTTGTCACAGTATTTTCTACAAATAATATCAATGATGATGGTTGGTCACTTGGGTAAACTtgttctctctagcacagccaTTGCCATCTCTCTCTGTGCTGTCTCTGGCTTCAGTCTTATT TTTGGAATGTCATGTGCACTGGAAACTCAATGTGGGCAAGCATATGGAGCACAGCAATATCGAAAATTTGGTGTTCAAATATACACTGCTATTGTCTCTCTTACTTTAGCTTGTCTTCCTCTGACTCTTTTGTGGGTCTACTTGGGGAAGATACTCATTTTTCTTGGCCAAGATCCTTTGATTTCACAAGAAGCTGGAAAATTTGCTTTGTGCATGATCCCTGCTCTCTTTGCTTATGCAACACTTCAGGCCTTGGTTCGATACTTTCTGATGCAAAGTTTGACCAGTCCCCTCTTCATAAGTTCCTCCATTACTCTTTGCTTCCACGTAGCTTTTTGCTGGCTACTGGTTTTTAAATGTGGATTTGGTAACTTAGGAGCAGCATTTTCTATTGGTACTTCATACTGGCTGAACGTGGTTTTACTTGGGTTATATATGAAATTCTCTACTGAATGTGAAAAGACTCGGGTACCAATTTCAATGGAACTATTCCATGGGATTGGGGAGTTCTTCCGCTGTGCTATTCCTTCAGCTGGAATGATTTG CCTTGAATGGTGGTCATTTGAGTTGCTAACCTTGCTTTCTGGTCTTCTACCAAATCCAGAGCTTGAAACTTCAGTCTTATCCATATG TTTATCAGTCACCACAACAATCTACACAATCCCAGAAGCAATTGGCTCAGCAGCAAG CACTAGAGTTTCAAATGCATTAGGTGCTGGAAGTCCACAATCAGCCCAATTGTCTGTTTCTGCTGCTATGACACTTGCAGCATCCGCGGCCATTCTGGTGAGCTCAATCATATTTGCTTGCAGGCAGGTTGTAGGTTATGTATTTAGCAGTGAGCTGGACGTGGTGGATTATTTCACAGACATGGTTCCTCTTTTATGTCTCTCTGTTATACTGGACACCTTACATGGTACCCTATCAG GTATTGCTAGAGGATGTGGTTGGCAGCACTTAGGAGCATATGTAAACCTTGGAGCTTATTATGTTGTGGGAATTCCAATTGCTGCTATGTTGGGTTTCTGGGTACAATTAAGAGGAAAAGGCCTGTGGATTGGAATCCTGACTGGTGCCTTCTGCCAAACAGTTATGCTATCTCTCATTACAAGTTGTACAAATTGGGAGAAACAG GCAATTAAAGCAAGGGAAAGGACATTTCAGAGAAGTTTTGCTGTAGAAGATGGATTAGTTTTAGCAAATGGAGAAAATTCCTTAAACCTGTCAGCCTGTTTAGTTGGTATTGGTAAATCATCTAACTTTGGGGGCACAAAAGATCAAAATTTAGAGTTAGAGGAGGGAAAAGTTCTCATAACGAGACAAGTGTAA
- the LOC114403747 gene encoding protein DETOXIFICATION 12-like, with translation MENSLLDKDSEPENPSASAITWTVFSQEMKRVGYLAAPMITVTLSQYFLQIISMMMVGHLGKLALSSTAIAISLCAVSGFSLIFGMSCALETQCGQAYGAQQYRKFGVQIYTAIVSLTLACLPLTLFWVYLEKILIFLGQDPSISQEAGKFALCMIPALFAYATLQALIRFFLMQSLISPLVISSSITLCFHVAFSWLMVFKSGFGNLGAAFSIGTSYWLNVILLGLYMKFSTECERTRVPISMELFHGIGEFFTYAIPSAGMVCLEWWSFELLTLLSGLLPNPELETSVLSICLSIITTIYTIPEAIGSAASTRVSNALGAGSPQSARVSVSAAMTLAVSEAILVSSIIFASRQVLGYVFSNEQDVVDYVTDMVPLLSISVIVDTLHGTLSGIARGCGWQHIGAYVNLGAYYVVGIPMAAILGFWLQLRGKGLWIGILTGAFCQTIMLSLITSCTNWEKQAIKARERIFQRSFSVEDGLV, from the exons ATGGAAAATAGTCTCTTAGATAAGGACTCAGAGCCGGAGAATCCTTCAGCTTCAGCCATAACATGGACTGTCTTTTCTCAGGAAATGAAAAGAGTGGGTTATCTAGCAGCTCCTATGATTACTGTGACTTTGTCACAGTATTTTCTACAGATTATTTCAATGATGATGGTTGGTCACTTGGGTAAGCTTGCTCTCTCTAGCACAGCCATTGCCATCTCTCTCTGTGCTGTCTCTGGCTTCAGTCTTATT TTTGGAATGTCATGTGCACTGGAAACTCAATGTGGGCAAGCATATGGAGCACAGCAATATCGAAAATTTGGTGTTCAAATATACACTGCTATTGTCTCTCTTACTTTAGCTTGTCTTCCTCTGACTCTTTTCTGGGTCTACTTGGAGAAGATACTCATATTTCTTGGCCAAGACCCTTCGATTTCACAAGAAGCTGGAAAATTTGCTTTGTGCATGATCCCTGCTCTCTTTGCTTATGCAACACTTCAGGCCTTGATTCGATTCTTTTTGATGCAAAGTTTGATCAGTCCCCTTGTCATAAGTTCCTCCATTACTCTTTGCTTCCATGTGGCTTTCAGTTGGTTAATGGTCTTTAAATCTGGATTTGGTAACTTGGGAGCAGCATTTTCAATTGGTACTTCATACTGGCTGAATGTGATTTTACTTGGCTTATATATGAAATTCTCTACTGAATGTGAAAGGACTCGAGTCCCAATTTCAATGGAACTATTCCATGGGATTGGTGAATTCTTCACCTATGCTATTCCTTCAGCTGGAATGGTTTG CCTTGAGTGGTGGTCATTTGAGCTGCTAACCTTGCTTTCTGGTCTTCTACCAAATCCAGAGCTTGAAACTTCAGTCTTATCCATATG TTTATCCATCATCACAACTATCTACACAATCCCAGAAGCAATTGGCTCAGCAGCAAG CACTAGAGTTTCAAATGCATTAGGAGCTGGAAGTCCACAATCAGCACGAGTATCTGTTTCTGCTGCCATGACTCTAGCAGTTTCTGAGGCCATTCTGGTGAGCTCAATCATTTTTGCTAGCAGGCAGGTTTTAGGTTATGTATTTAGCAATGAGCAGGATGTGGTGGATTATGTCACAGATATGGTTCCTCTTTTAAGTATATCTGTTATAGTAGACACGTTACACGGTACCCTTTCAG GTATTGCTAGAGGATGTGGGTGGCAGCACATAGGAGCATATGTAAACCTTGGAGCTTATTATGTTGTGGGAATTCCAATGGCTGCCATATTGGGTTTCTGGCTACAATTAAGAGGAAAAGGCCTTTGGATTGGAATACTGACTGGTGCCTTCTGCCAAACAATTATGCTATCTCTCATCACAAGTTGTACAAACTGGGAAAAACAG GCAATTAAAGCAAGGGAAAGGATATTTCAGAGAAGTTTTTCTGTAGAAGATGGATTAGTTTAA
- the LOC114403748 gene encoding protein DETOXIFICATION 12-like, with amino-acid sequence MEESLVKKHEEDRVVRWGVYSEEMRRICEIAGPMVAVVSSQYLLQVVSTMIVGHLGELYLSSAALAISLSGVTGFSLHMGMASGLETICGQAYGAQQYQRIGMQTYTAIFSLILVSIPVSILWINMESILVFIGQDPLISHEAGKFTIWLVPALFAYAILQPLVRYFQVQSLLLPMFASSCVTLIIHVPLCWALVFKTRLSNVGGALAVSISIWSNVIFLGLYMRYSSACAKTRAPISMELFKGMWEFFRFAIPSAVMVCLEWWSYELLVLLSGLLPNPQLETSVLSVCLNTISTLYMIPFGIGAAASTRVSNELGAGNSHAARVAVLAAMSLAVIETSIVSATLFACRNVYGYIFSNEKEVIDYVTVMAPLVCISIILDSIQGVLTGIARGCGWQHLGVFVNLGAFYLCGIPMAALLAFLVRLGGQGLWIGIQSGAFVQTLLLSIITGCINWEKQAIKARKRLFDDQFSADNILV; translated from the exons atGGAAGAAAGTCTAGTAAAAAAACATGAAGAAGATAGAGTAGTAAGATGGGGTGTTTATAGTGAAGAAATGAGAAGGATCTGTGAAATAGCAGGGCCTATGGTGGCAGTGGTTTCTTCCCAATATTTGTTGCAAGTTGTGTCAACCATGATAGTTGGTCATTTAGGTGAACTCTATCTCTCTAGCGCTGCCTTAGCCATTTCCCTATCAGGGGTCACTGGTTTCAGTCTTCAT ATGGGAATGGCTAGTGGACTGGAAACAATTTGTGGACAGGCTTATggagctcaacaatatcaaagAATTGGAATGCAAACATACACTGCTATATTCTCTCTCATATTGGTTTCTATTCCCGTGTCTATCCTTTGGATCAACATGGAAAGCATACTAGTTTTCATAGGCCAGGACCCTTTAATTTCGCATGAAGCAGGGAAGTTCACAATTTGGCTTGTTCCAGCACTTTTTGCATATGCAATTCTTCAGCCGTTAGTTCGATATTTCCAAGTCCAAAGTTTGCTTCTTCCCATGTTTGCAAGTTCTTGTGTCACACTCATTATTCATGTACCTCTTTGTTGGGCCTTGGTATTCAAGACAAGACTGAGTAATGTTGGTGGAGCATTGGCAGTGAGCATTTCAATATGGTCAAATGTGATTTTTCTTGGATTGTACATGAGATACTCTTCTGCATGTGCAAAAACCCGCGCACCCATTTCTATGGAGCTGTTCAAAGGAATGTGGGAGTTCTTTCGTTTTGCTATCCCTTCGGCAGTAATGGTTTG CCTTGAATGGTGGTCATATGAGCTGCTTGTATTGCTGTCAGGGCTGTTACCAAATCCACAACTTGAAACTTCAGTTCTATCTGTTTG TCTAAACACCATTTCAACTCTCTATATGATTCCCTTTGGAATTGGTGCTGCAGCAAG CACAAGGGTTTCAAATGAACTAGGAGCTGGGAATTCACATGCTGCACGTGTTGCCGTGTTAGCAGCAATGTCTCTTGCAGTAATTGAGACAAGTATAGTAAGCGCAACACTCTTTGCCTGCCGCAATGTTTATGGTTATATTTTCAGCAATGAGAAGGAAGTTATTGATTATGTCACTGTCATGGCTCCTCTGGTATGTATATCTATTATACTAGACAGCATACAAGGTGTTCTCACAG GGATTGCTAGAGGTTGTGGATGGCAACATTTAGGGGTTTTTGTCAATCTAGGGGCCTTCTACCTTTGTGGGATTCCAATGGCTGCCTTATTGGCATTTTTGGTGAGACTGGGAGGACAAGGACTTTGGATTGGTATACAAAGTGGTGCTTTTGTTCAAACTCTTCTACTTTCTATCATAACAGGTTGCATAAATTGGGAAAAGCAG GCAATCAAGGCAAGAAAGAGGTTATTTGATGATCAATTTTCTGCTGACAATATATTGGTATGA